The region CCGCCGGGCAGCCCGTGCTATCGAGGACTGCGAGGCAGTGACCATCGCCCGCGTGCACGGCCACGCCATCGGTGGCGGAAACTGCTTCGCCACGAGCTGCGACTTCCGGATCACCACTGCGGATGCACTGTGGTACGTGCCCGAGGTGGAGCTCGGCGTGCCGCTGCCATGGGGCGCAACGCCCCGGCTGATTGCCGAGATGGGCATGTCCCGCGCCCGGCAGTTCGTCATGACCAGTGAACGGGTCAATGGGCATACGGCCGTTGAGTGGGGCCTGGCGCACGAGGTATGTGAAGGAGAGGGCGAGCTCGACGCCGCAGTCGAGCGCTGGGTGGCACGCCTCTTGGATCTGCCGGCGCTGTCGGTGCAGATGGCCAAGCACCAGCTGCGCGGCTACGCCCAGCTCACCCGGCTCGGCGACCTGTCCGAGTTCGACGGAGACGCCTCAGCTAGGTCCATCACCAGCGCGGACGCCCAAGCCCGCTTCGGCACCTTCTGAATCTGGGTCCACCGGTATCGTTCGGCATGTGCAGCAACTGGCTGAGATCGCAGCACTCGCCCCGTTTCTGTACGTCCTCGCGGCGCTCTATGCGCTGATGCGCCAAGTCTTGGCTTGGCGGCGTGGTTGGTGCACCTACGGCCAGTCCGGTACCACGCTTTGGACGGTCAACGAGCGAACTGACCGAGGGTGCCCACGACGGTATGTGCGATGCGGGAGGCACCAGCACCTTCCCCTGGGTGCTGAGGAGCACATGAGGGCCAAGGACAACGATCTCCTTCAACGAGGACGTGTTGTCGTGCCGGCCGCCTGTAGGCGCCAACTTGTGGAGCTATGTCGCGAGCGACGGTGAGTCCATCGGCAAGTGGCGCTGGACTTGGAAGTGCCTTGGGCTGTTTCTCTCTCGGCGGTTCGCCGAGTCTGCAATCGAGACCTGCGCGGGGTGCAACTCGCGCTCGGCTCAACTGCTGGATGAGCTCCACGAAGC is a window of bacterium DNA encoding:
- a CDS encoding enoyl-CoA hydratase/isomerase family protein, which gives rise to MSLLAFELPSLETIELESDGETLRVWLNRPESRNAHNQLMIREVGDLFSALNGQTQFRVAVLGGRGKSFCAGADRKEGPLAAANDREARYINQLGRRAARAIEDCEAVTIARVHGHAIGGGNCFATSCDFRITTADALWYVPEVELGVPLPWGATPRLIAEMGMSRARQFVMTSERVNGHTAVEWGLAHEVCEGEGELDAAVERWVARLLDLPALSVQMAKHQLRGYAQLTRLGDLSEFDGDASARSITSADAQARFGTF